A segment of the Nasonia vitripennis strain AsymCx chromosome 2, Nvit_psr_1.1, whole genome shotgun sequence genome:
TTTTCGTGATAATAGAGTCTTTGATAAAATTCACTAAAAGCTATAGGAGTTTTTCTCTTTTCGCTCGAGGCCGGCAGCCGACTGAAACGCGTCTCGTGCACTCTTTTGCGTGTGTTAATATCACTAATATGAAACAGCCTAAATACCTATAAAATAATGCAATTCGAGCCGAGACGCGAGTTTCAGGATAAAACGCCGCAGCCTTCTTcgtgtttataataataatgataatataacTATTACAATCGTTCGTTAATCGCAGAGCTCATCGGGCCAGCTTTACaatcgaatttttcttcttttagaatgtttatataatattttactaaGATTCTTCTCGTCGTCATCGTCCGGTCTTATCGCTGCGGTCTAAGTACTTATAACGATCAGCTATATACTGTAATCGgtttattctttctttttatttttttacttattttttctcgtCTACACGAACGTATACGCCGTCAAAAGTTTGACAGAAAAACACACACTGCGCACGCACAAGCTTGTGGATAATTAACTCTTTTTTTACGCTCTTGCCTGTGCGCGTCGTCGTGTCTCCGCATCAGACTTCTTACTGGTTACAATACTATTCGAAAATCAAAGGTGTGTGTACTATCTGCGTGCTTGTCACGTGTTTACTTTTTGTATATAACATAATCACAAATCTTAGTATAGCGTTTCTACGAGTGTATGCGGTATTCAATGTGTATATCGTGAGAGTATGAGGACCTCGAGAGCGAGCTCGAGAAAAGTTGTATAGATGACATCAAGGTGCTGTCGACTCGATTTTTCTCCTGCTGCATGCTTTTGTACGAAAAAGTGATAGTAATTGTTGTCGGTGGTTATGCATGCGTTatataattaacttttttttatcagtgtcttaatataattgttttctTGTTATCGTCACTCGATACGCTGATTTTTTAttcgctcgtctgtttcctcgctgttaatgcattttttatacacttagaaaataattattgcaaATGATCTCGTACTCTTTATGTATCATATACTCCGGCGCCTAGTCGTACTATCGTACACAGCTACACTGACTTCCGCAGCTTTCCATACACAAGCGCGGCAAAACATTGTGCGACAGTACACACTTGACACTGAAATACACTTGAGGCGTTTTATATCAAACCTTGGTTTATTCATTGtctaaaaaaatgaaaaatctagTTAACCATACTGTATTCAGCATCTTTGAGTGTATAACCACCTATAAACACGGCCGTAAGGGTCATgcgtaaacaaatttttatttacatgcAGAGATttgatatatatttatatttttctttttacgccTTACATCACAAGTCTATGAATAGTTCATCGTGAACCTTTCGCTgcttcctctcgctctctttctctcttacaAATTTTCTTCACGATAATTATGAGAATGGACTTTATCAGCTACTTTATTGAATCCTCGATGACGTTGTATTCGATTCAGCCAcaataactatttgtttttttgttttttacatCATACACGTTCTTTCGCGCTTGGCGATGCCCCGCAATCATCCCGCGAACTCAgtttcaatataaaattccTCGATTCGAAGGGCGAAACATCATCTCGCTCTCGTTATCttgataatagtaataataataatgataataataataataaatgttaGTGATGACACAGAGTGTGTGTACGTGTTGAAAATACCGTTTGAACTGAAGCAGCACGAATAAAACTCACTCAtcgccgcgcgctctctccgCGAAAAATTCTCCTCTACATATTTgttactttatattttatatgtataatattgtataacCGCGCGCGCCTGCCACGCGCTGGCCTATTATTTACAGAATACAGTATAtataagataataatactCGTCGTCGTTTAATGTGAGATAGACGCTTCATCGCTAATGCGCGCAAGAGTAAAGGGAAAGATAAAAACCGGCACGAACACATTTCAGTGAACAGgatctcgctcgcgcgatggGCCTCTCCTATTCTCGGAATTACACAGAAGTTCACTTTTGCGGTTACATCTCGTAATCATCTAgtagaatataaataaatagaatagTATCGGATTGATATTCGTGTAATTGAAGTCAAAGGACTGCGGAAATAAAAGCACGTAGAAAAAACCAACAGTCTATAGACGTCGTCACCGTCGTCTTCAGCGAGGAGGGCTGGGACGGGGGCTGCAGAGGGGCAGAGATAGAGAGTTCCATGTAGTCTCTGTTTTTGTGTGATGGAACGGGGGGAGTTGCTGCGATGTACGTTTCATATCATATGGGTACAGAAGTCCGTCGCGCGTCAACTTACTGCCTAAATCTTCCAAGACGATTCGGCTGGACTGCGCCGCAAAATTGCGCGGACTTCCGCTTTTCTGCACAGTGGGTGTCTgtgagagagtgtgtgtgtgtgtgtgtgtgtgttggtgTGTGTTTCGCTCAACCTTCTCGCGTGTCTGCCTCAAGCGACGTCCTGAGCAGGCGTCACTGGTGCTGCCTCTCAGTCATTGGCGTCTGGCGCGTCGTAGTGGGAGAACTTGAGGAACACCTGCTCGAGCGTCGTCTGACTGAAGCTGTACTCTTCGATATCCAATTCCATCTTGGCTGCAATTCGTGCGAGGGTTTTCGTTCGTGATTCGATCGTTCGTATAAGGAAAAAATGTAAGGACAGTGATAGTCACCTTTCTCAAGCTGAGTGAAGCATTCGGCCAGCGAATGCACCGAGTGCTGGGGCACAGCGAAGACGAGCCTGTCTGCGAAGCTCTCCTCGAGAGTGGCGTCGGCGAACATGCCCGTGACGAATTCCTTGAGACAGCTGACTCGGTTGCCCGAGGGAGTCGTCGGGGTGCAGTCACCTCCCAGCAGCTTCATCTCCAGCGTGTAGCCCGCGCCGTACAGATTTTTCAGGTGCTGCGTGGAGCCGATGCAGCGCAGCTCGCCTTTCACCATTATGCCGACGCGCGAGCACAGGGCGTCCGCCTCCTCCATCGAATGCGTCGTGAGGATCGCGCCTCTGCCGCCCTGTTATTGGCAAGTCGATGGTGTTAACTATACCCTGTTACACCGTGGCTGCGACCAAATGAATTGTAAAGACTTGTGCGATCTTACCTGAAAACTGGCGAGGATGGTATCCCAGAGGAATCGCTTGGAACGTGGGTCCATTCCCGTGCTGGGCTCGTCCATGAGCACGACCTTGGGTCCTCCGATCATGGCCATGGCAAAGCTGAGCTTCCGTCTCGTTCCTCCCGAGCACTCCTGCGTCTGCTTGTCGGCGTGTTCGTGGATTTGCAGACCTGACAGGTACAGATCGACGATTCTGCAGAGGCAATAACACAGGCATGTGAGAGAAAGTCAACGGATACTCCAATGAGTTAAGGCGTCGCGAAATCCTACCTGCTGATGTCGCCCCAGGGAACGCCGCGAATGGCCGCGTAGCATTCGAGGTGCTCCCTCACGGTGATGTTCTTCCACTGTGCGTCGTGTTGGGGACAGTATCCCATCTGCCTGAACGCCTCGGACATGTGGGAGTTGATGTTGTGACCACCGATCTGGACTCGGCCGCGACTGGCTGCCTCCTCCGCGATGATGATCTTCATGGTGGTGGTCTTGCCGGCGCCGTTGTGACCCAGGAGTCCAAGCACTTCGGCCGGTTCGACGGCCAACGAGAGATTTCGCACGGCTATCTTCTTGGAGGGCGGAGGCTGCTCCTCCTCGCGCTTCGAGCAGCAACTGCACGACGTGGCTTCTTGCTGCCGGTACTCTTTGCGGAGGTTCTGGACGAGCACCACTGGGGGCTCCTGCACCGACGTCGAGCTCATCAGGTTGAAGACCTTCTGTCTCTCGTTCTTCACGTCTTCGTCCTCGTGGTCGCCAACGTCGTTGTTCTCCATAATTTCCTCGCCGATCGAGCCACCGTTGCGCTGAGGAAGAATCGTGGACCGTTACTCCTCGTCTTAGGGTATGGCAAGTCATCGAACCGAAGAATATCACTTACCACGTAGTACTTGAAGAAGTCCTTGACGTTCCCTCCGCTCTTCTTGGTGTCGAGCAGCAGAAGCACGAAGAACCAAAGCGGGCAGTGCAGCATCACTCCGAGCGCCATGACGATGATCTCGCTCGTGAGGTAATCCGATATGCTCAGGTGGCGACAGGTCGCGTTCATGGTACACATGAGATAGACTCGGTCGATGTAGTACAGCGCGGCGTACGGCACGTACATCGTGTTGCACAGCGAGAATACCACGTGCAAGGCGAACGCGGCGATACCACCGACACCCAGCATGTCCAGGATCATGACCAGCAGAAACGGTATCAGTCCGAAGAACGTGGCGATATTGGGCAGGAAACTCTGGGCCGAGTCCATCTTGTCGAACATGTAGGCGAGACAGGTCGAGAAGAATATGGACGAGGGGCAGTAGAGGATGATGAGGCCGCCCAGGGTCAGCAGAGCTGGCACCTGCTGCAACGATGGCACTTGGAACATGAAGATGATGCCGAGGATGCAGAGGCAGATGAACATCATCAGACCGAGCAGCACCACGAAGTAGGTGAAGAAGTACATCGTGAACGAGAGGCCGTTCACCCTCAGCTGGTTCTTGGCTTTGATCTGGAAGAGTAGAGaagtgtgtttgtgtgtgtgtgtgtgtgtatgttagAAAACCGAGGCCGTTTGGCTCGAGCGAGCAAAGCTTTGCTATATGCTATACTTACTTCGCGATCGTAAACCATGTCGACGGCCAGAGTTATGGGCACTAAGACGAGGTCCATGCCGATAAACAGCGCTGAACTGGCTATACCGATGTTGAACTCTTGAGGCTGGGATGTCTGCCTGAACGGCTGACTCTTCACTTGTATCGGGTTTATCGGCTTCGTCACTTCTGTACTGTGTAGccttaaatataaatttcagTAATTACACCCAAAGCTTTATATTATTCGCAAACGAATCAATGTACAGATCAATCAAGAGCAGTAGAGAGACATCGTTATTACACATCGGcattaaaaattcatgaatTCTCACTTGTAGAGCGCGTTGGTAAAGACATTCAAAACGATCGGCAATGAATGTTGCATCGTGTCGTTGTACATAACCGTGAAGTTCACCCTTGAGTAGTTATAGTCGGTGACGTTCAAGATGGCCATGTGCGGCGCCCGATTGAGCAGCTCGACAAAGGTCCCGTCGTACTCCTCCGACCGGTTGATTATCTTACCGATGCTGTTGACCAGCGGCGAGATGTCGCGGTTCGTGCTGTTGATGTACATGATGTTCGTGTCGGGACCGTAGCTCTCTGAAAATATTGAGACGTTGTATTATGCCATTGACGTCACACCTCCTTTCACGGCGAACAATTAATGTAATTCAATGTGCATCGACTCGCTAATTGCCGACGCTGAACGACACGAGAATATAGAAAACGAAGCCTGTATAATACAATACCATTGTTCAGAATGAGGCTCTGCATCCCTATGTTGGGGGTCTTTATGCTGTTGAGATAGAGGCCGAGCACGACGAGGGCCAGGGGTGCGACGATCGTGAAGTACAACAGCTGGATGCTTCTGAAGAGCCGGAGCACTCGGAGTTTAAGCATAGCGTAGAACGTCTGTATGACATTGGGTCGTATCTTGATGGGGTCCAGTCCGAGGCCCAGTATCGCCGGGCTCTTGTCGTTGCTCGCTGTCCCGTCTGGTAGCTCGTTCGTACCGGCTGCGCGATTAAAAGGTATAGATTCAGTATGAGCACGTCGGACATTGCGGTGATGAGCTAGATAtagttaataaatttaaaaagctGAGAAGTTGCTGTATACTGCGGTGGTGTGTACCAGAGACGAGTAAATGTttgctgtatatatatatatatatatatatatatatatatatatatatatatatatatatatatatatatatatatatatatatagacaacATAAGTTTTGTAGCGTCGTGAGCGCACTGATTAGTAGGAGTTTGAAGAGCGACTAATATCTGGTACTGAATGAGACTAAGcacaaatacactatatagcCAAGCACTTTGCGAAATTGCGTGAGGCGGATGAAGATTAAATGAGTAAAAGCCGAtcctataggtatataatgAACTTCTGACGAAGTTTGATCACAGTGATAAAATGCTCGACGATGTATACATTCTCTTGCAGCAAACATGTTTGTTCCGCGCAATGCTCGAATGTGTGCgacgtacacacatacactaaGTGACGTTTACGTAAGTATGATCGACGTAAACTGATGAGGCTTGCAGCTTTTGAGAAAAAGTTTGAACACCTACTCTACTACGATTAGATATTATAGTGACTGActgagatagagagaaaaaatgagTAGTATACgtaagtattaaaaaattgattgttttCAAAGATATACCTTTTAAATCTTTCGGAGCGAAAATGCTACCAAACTCTAGCCTCATTCTTGATAAAGTTTTTTGTCCTTCTGAATCTAAAATTGGTGGCATTTTAACTCgacaaaaacgaaaaaatatacGCTTCGCTAAAGAAAAATAGCCCATTAAAAGAGAAAGAGGTCGCACCAGCTGGTCACCAGTAACCACAGCGCGATAAGATAATTTGAAGAGAGAGAATTCAGCGCACTCACACTCACCCTTCTGAGCGTCGTTCTGGACGATCGTGCCCTCGTTCTGGAGACTCTGATACGACGTGCTCTTGGACTGCAGCGACAGGGACCTGCTCAGCGCCCGGTTCCTCACCATCTTCTTCGACAAGTTGTCCATCGTGCACTCGGTCTCCTCGTCCTTCTCCAGGTGCAGGAAGACCTCCTCGAGCGTCGTCATGGACACGCCGTAGCTGCTGATGCCCAGTCGGAGGGCCTTGGTCTTGATCTCCTGCTCGATGGCGGAGAAGAGTGGCGCAAAGTTCTCCACCGAGTTGTGCGGCAGGATGAAGCTCAGCTCGCGACCGTGTCGGCGAGCTTTCTCGGCCTTGGTCACGTGCGAGGAGACCAGTCGCGTTATCGCGTTCTCCCGGACGTTGCCCTCCAGCACGAGCCTGTGTGTGAGGACGAGGATGGAATAGTTATACTTTGAGTTTGCATCGCGGTGTGCATTATATCGATCGAGATATGTAAAGGAGGCTTACGTGAGGTGGTATCCAATTCCAAACTTGTTCTTGAGAAACAAGGAGCTGCCGCAGCAGCGAAGCTTCCCCTTGCTAATCACAGCCTTCCTGTCGGCGAGTATGTCCGCCTCGTCCATGAAGTGCGTCGTCAGCAGTATGACTTTGCCGTGGCGCCGCGACTGCAGGAACGACCACATCTGTCGGCGAGAGTAGGGATCGACCCCAGCGGTCGGCTCGTCGAGGATGATGATCTTCGGATCGCCGATTATGGCTATGCCCACCGACAGCTTGCGCTTTTGGCCGCCGCTCAGGTACTTGGCGAACGTGTCCGCCTTCTCCAGCAGGTCTATGTCCTTCAGGGTCTTTTTGACCTGCGGATGCGAGAGCGTTATTGATCGCCTGCATCgaatgtttaaataatcatacagTACACCCACCTCGTGCTCTATAGTGCCCCGGGGGATGCCGCGGACGGCGGCGAAGAACTCAAGGTGCTCCCTCGGCGTGAGCAGATCGAAGAGGATGTCGTGCTGCGGGCAGACGCCGGTCATGCTGCGTATCATGTGCATGTCGTTGGAGTCCCTGACGTCGTAGCCGAATATCAGGGCTGTGCCCGCGGTGGGTGAGGTCAGTCCCGTGAGAATATTGAAGAGGGTCGTCTTGCCGGCCCCGTTGTGACCGAGTATCGCGGTTATCTGGCCCTCGTAAATAGTGAGGTTGATGCCGTTGACGGCCTTGACCTCGGGTCTCCGGCACTTGCTGTAGGACTTGTAAAGATCGACGATGCGTATCGCCTCGCGACCCTTCATCTCCCGGACGACGGGCTCGACGTCGCGGTTCGCCTCCTCGCCCGGGATGAAGCTGTTGGACTCGCCGTTCACCGCCGGCGCCTGCTGGCAATCATCGGCAGCGATTCGTATCGTGGGCTTTTTAACAACAACGACTCGTGCATGCGACTCGACCGACGCGCCGCCATCGAGGGACGCGCCGGTTGTGGTGATTGTGCTATTTACGCGCTCGGCTGAACTTACTCTCGGCGCCTTGTTCTTCTTGCACCAGAAGCCTGGCGTGAAGCAAAACCAGGCTGGTCGCTTTGTTCCGTATTCGCCTGTAATCAAAAACAGAGTCACCAGTTCAGTTTCAGATGGCATTCATTGTTTCACTTTATATTCGTATTACGTGTTACACTCACTCGGAACGACGGAATCGAGATAGTAGGCTAAAAGTCCGTAGAGAAATATGTCCAGGGTCATCATCACGAGACTTCCGCCGAAGGGGATTCCAGGACCGGACCAGAGATTGTCGAAGTTCACACCCTCGCCTTGCAGGTCCAACACGAGAGCCTGGAACAACCAGAGAATATTCGGTATAAGCACATTGCACACGTCAGAGTTTGACAACTGTTGATCTACCGCCTACCTTGTCCATTGCCAAGGCTACTCCCGTGGGGCTCAACAGTGACACGAGCCAAAACGATATCGAGCTCGAGTCGTCAACGAACACCTGGATGAAGTACATTAGGCTCAGAATCGTCACCGCGAAGTTACCCAGGACACCAGCGGTCTGCAACAATCGGACCAATAGATCAGCAACAAATTCACATATTACACTCCACTGTATATCAGTGGTAAAAACTCACGCGTGATTTATCGAAGAACGGCGTTATCATGAAGGCGAACATAATGACGGAGAAGCTGTAGAGCACGACTAGCAAAAATATCGGCAGGAAATGCGTGTGCTGGAACATCTGTAAAGTAAAGAGGAGAACGACCGCGACGGCCGACAGTAGTAGGACGAAGGCTGCGTAAATGATGAACCACGATAACCTGCGAGCAAAAGAGAGCGAAAGGGTGTCATCGATTATCATTTCGGAAATCGGAGCGGCAGAAGCGCGTCGAGAGGaatatatattcatattaTTCTCGTACCAAAATACGGAATCCTTTAGACCCATTATCTTCATGCCCTCCTTGATTTTGTTCTCCTTCTCGCCGACGATCAAAATTAACAGATATGTTATGAACTGAGAGAGGGCTAGCACCATGTATAGAGGAATCACAACTCTGAAGGCGAGCATCCAATCAGCCGTGTACGCTTCCTTTGGAAACATCTCCAGCTTGATGTCCGGCACCGTGATATCGTTATTCTCGGTATCCAACTGAAATCATCAATCGCATCAGCACAACGAACGTCTCTCCAAAGATCAATCGTACCTAGTCATCGACTCACCCTGATTTTCGTAATATCCAACAGCAGCTGCAAGGCCATGAAGCcggataaaaaataattattgacgGGACACGAGCCACCGGTTTCTATGGACAGGACACCACCCATCCAGTGACTGGTGTCCTTCCGACAGGTCACCGAAGATGAGAGCATTTCGGTCGGTGACGGCGGCGTCGTGTACGAGGGATTCGTCCGTATCTCATATCTGTGACAACAAAGACAATTTTCGAGTACATGAAATTGCGGGATACGAAGTACGTTGTAGGCGCGGGACAAAGGATCAGTG
Coding sequences within it:
- the LOC100123780 gene encoding ATP-binding cassette sub-family A member 5 isoform X1, which encodes MDIFLDRPNAEGETKILTETDEYRMGSCGVYLSQLRAMLVRNLLLKKREKRKTTAEIFLPLYILGILIVVKVLIPNPNYPAITTQRQEGDIFEFFNGYKNNTIAVVPNTTETVEFLNFTNQLWLSMWDSPNKHQLNFIYFDTTDDLQAAYWREPYSIPLAVIFEDPQPKTSRLEYEIRTNPSYTTPPSPTEMLSSSVTCRKDTSHWMGGVLSIETGGSCPVNNYFLSGFMALQLLLDITKIRLDTENNDITVPDIKLEMFPKEAYTADWMLAFRVVIPLYMVLALSQFITYLLILIVGEKENKIKEGMKIMGLKDSVFWLSWFIIYAAFVLLLSAVAVVLLFTLQMFQHTHFLPIFLLVVLYSFSVIMFAFMITPFFDKSRTAGVLGNFAVTILSLMYFIQVFVDDSSSISFWLVSLLSPTGVALAMDKALVLDLQGEGVNFDNLWSGPGIPFGGSLVMMTLDIFLYGLLAYYLDSVVPSEYGTKRPAWFCFTPGFWCKKNKAPRVSSAERVNSTITTTGASLDGGASVESHARVVVVKKPTIRIAADDCQQAPAVNGESNSFIPGEEANRDVEPVVREMKGREAIRIVDLYKSYSKCRRPEVKAVNGINLTIYEGQITAILGHNGAGKTTLFNILTGLTSPTAGTALIFGYDVRDSNDMHMIRSMTGVCPQHDILFDLLTPREHLEFFAAVRGIPRGTIEHEVKKTLKDIDLLEKADTFAKYLSGGQKRKLSVGIAIIGDPKIIILDEPTAGVDPYSRRQMWSFLQSRRHGKVILLTTHFMDEADILADRKAVISKGKLRCCGSSLFLKNKFGIGYHLTLVLEGNVRENAITRLVSSHVTKAEKARRHGRELSFILPHNSVENFAPLFSAIEQEIKTKALRLGISSYGVSMTTLEEVFLHLEKDEETECTMDNLSKKMVRNRALSRSLSLQSKSTSYQSLQNEGTIVQNDAQKGEYSEGQKTLSRMRLEFGSIFAPKDLKAGTNELPDGTASNDKSPAILGLGLDPIKIRPNVIQTFYAMLKLRVLRLFRSIQLLYFTIVAPLALVVLGLYLNSIKTPNIGMQSLILNNESYGPDTNIMYINSTNRDISPLVNSIGKIINRSEEYDGTFVELLNRAPHMAILNVTDYNYSRVNFTVMYNDTMQHSLPIVLNVFTNALYKLHSTEVTKPINPIQVKSQPFRQTSQPQEFNIGIASSALFIGMDLVLVPITLAVDMVYDREIKAKNQLRVNGLSFTMYFFTYFVVLLGLMMFICLCILGIIFMFQVPSLQQVPALLTLGGLIILYCPSSIFFSTCLAYMFDKMDSAQSFLPNIATFFGLIPFLLVMILDMLGVGGIAAFALHVVFSLCNTMYVPYAALYYIDRVYLMCTMNATCRHLSISDYLTSEIIVMALGVMLHCPLWFFVLLLLDTKKSGGNVKDFFKYYVRNGGSIGEEIMENNDVGDHEDEDVKNERQKVFNLMSSTSVQEPPVVLVQNLRKEYRQQEATSCSCCSKREEEQPPPSKKIAVRNLSLAVEPAEVLGLLGHNGAGKTTTMKIIIAEEAASRGRVQIGGHNINSHMSEAFRQMGYCPQHDAQWKNITVREHLECYAAIRGVPWGDISRIVDLYLSGLQIHEHADKQTQECSGGTRRKLSFAMAMIGGPKVVLMDEPSTGMDPRSKRFLWDTILASFQGGRGAILTTHSMEEADALCSRVGIMVKGELRCIGSTQHLKNLYGAGYTLEMKLLGGDCTPTTPSGNRVSCLKEFVTGMFADATLEESFADRLVFAVPQHSVHSLAECFTQLEKAKMELDIEEYSFSQTTLEQVFLKFSHYDAPDAND
- the LOC100123780 gene encoding ATP-binding cassette sub-family A member 5 isoform X3; the encoded protein is MDIFLDRPNAEGETKILTETDEYRMGSCGVYLSQLRAMLVRNLLLKKREKRKTTAEIFLPLYILGILIVVKVLIPNPNYPAITTQRQEGDIFEFFNGYKNNTIAVVPNTTETVEFLNFTNQLWLSMWDSPNKHQLNFIYFDTTDDLQAAYWREPYSIPLAVIFEDPQPKTSRLEYEIRTNPSYTTPPSPTEMLSSSVTCRKDTSHWMGGVLSIETGGSCPVNNYFLSGFMALQLLLDITKIRLDTENNDITVPDIKLEMFPKEAYTADWMLAFRVVIPLYMVLALSQFITYLLILIVGEKENKIKEGMKIMGLKDSVFWLSWFIIYAAFVLLLSAVAVVLLFTLQMFQHTHFLPIFLLVVLYSFSVIMFAFMITPFFDKSRTAGVLGNFAVTILSLMYFIQVFVDDSSSISFWLVSLLSPTGVALAMDKALVLDLQGEGVNFDNLWSGPGIPFGGSLVMMTLDIFLYGLLAYYLDSVVPSEYGTKRPAWFCFTPGFWCKKNKAPRVSSAERVNSTITTTGASLDGGASVESHARVVVVKKPTIRIAADDCQQAPAVNGESNSFIPGEEANRDVEPVVREMKGREAIRIVDLYKSYSKCRRPEVKAVNGINLTIYEGQITAILGHNGAGKTTLFNILTGLTSPTAGTALIFGYDVRDSNDMHMIRSMTGVCPQHDILFDLLTPREHLEFFAAVRGIPRGTIEHEVKKTLKDIDLLEKADTFAKYLSGGQKRKLSVGIAIIGDPKIIILDEPTAGVDPYSRRQMWSFLQSRRHGKVILLTTHFMDEADILADRKAVISKGKLRCCGSSLFLKNKFGIGYHLTLVLEGNVRENAITRLVSSHVTKAEKARRHGRELSFILPHNSVENFAPLFSAIEQEIKTKALRLGISSYGVSMTTLEEVFLHLEKDEETECTMDNLSKKMVRNRALSRSLSLQSKSTSYQSLQNEGTIVQNDAQKGESGTNELPDGTASNDKSPAILGLGLDPIKIRPNVIQTFYAMLKLRVLRLFRSIQLLYFTIVAPLALVVLGLYLNSIKTPNIGMQSLILNNESYGPDTNIMYINSTNRDISPLVNSIGKIINRSEEYDGTFVELLNRAPHMAILNVTDYNYSRVNFTVMYNDTMQHSLPIVLNVFTNALYKLHSTEVTKPINPIQVKSQPFRQTSQPQEFNIGIASSALFIGMDLVLVPITLAVDMVYDREIKAKNQLRVNGLSFTMYFFTYFVVLLGLMMFICLCILGIIFMFQVPSLQQVPALLTLGGLIILYCPSSIFFSTCLAYMFDKMDSAQSFLPNIATFFGLIPFLLVMILDMLGVGGIAAFALHVVFSLCNTMYVPYAALYYIDRVYLMCTMNATCRHLSISDYLTSEIIVMALGVMLHCPLWFFVLLLLDTKKSGGNVKDFFKYYVRNGGSIGEEIMENNDVGDHEDEDVKNERQKVFNLMSSTSVQEPPVVLVQNLRKEYRQQEATSCSCCSKREEEQPPPSKKIAVRNLSLAVEPAEVLGLLGHNGAGKTTTMKIIIAEEAASRGRVQIGGHNINSHMSEAFRQMGYCPQHDAQWKNITVREHLECYAAIRGVPWGDISRIVDLYLSGLQIHEHADKQTQECSGGTRRKLSFAMAMIGGPKVVLMDEPSTGMDPRSKRFLWDTILASFQGGRGAILTTHSMEEADALCSRVGIMVKGELRCIGSTQHLKNLYGAGYTLEMKLLGGDCTPTTPSGNRVSCLKEFVTGMFADATLEESFADRLVFAVPQHSVHSLAECFTQLEKAKMELDIEEYSFSQTTLEQVFLKFSHYDAPDAND